DNA sequence from the bacterium genome:
CGCCGAAGGGCGACGAGAGCGGATGGTGGTTGCCCGCCACCCCGGGAGGGGTGTCCGTCTCAAAGTACATCCCGGCGCTCCATGTCAGCAGGGCCACCATCGAGTCCACGATGGCGACCTGCACGACTTGTCCGGCGCCGGTCCGCTCGCGGGCCAGCAAGGCGAGGAGAATGCCGCGGCAGGCGGTGGTTGCGCAGGTGAGATCGGCGAGCGCGATCCCGGCACGAGTGGGCCCGGTCGGCTCCTGGCCGGTGATGCTCATAAACCCGGACATCCCCTGCCCCACCTGATCGAATCCGGGCCGCTCCTTGTAGGGGCCCGCGCTCCCGAACCCGGTGACGCTGCAGTAGATGAGCTGGGCGTTGTGGGTCCGCAAGGTATCGTATCCGAGGCCGAGGCGGTCCATCACCCCGGGTCGGAAGTTCTCCACGAACACGTCCGCGCGCCGGGCCAGCCGTAGGACGATCTCCTTGCCGGCTTCCTTCCGCACGTCGATCGTAATGCTCCGCTTGTTGCGGTTGGCGGCGGCAAAAAAGTAACTGTTGCCGAGGAGATCCGGCCGCAGTGTCTGATATCGCGTCCCATCCCCGTCCAGGGGTTCGACCTTGATGACGTCGGCACCAAAATCACCGAGTTCCTGCGTGCAGTACGGACCGGCAAGAAACCGGCTCAGGTCGACAACCCGGATCCCGTCGAGAGGGCGCACCGTCATCTCCCCTGGAACCGAGGACGCCGCTTCTCAAGAAACGCCCGCACTCCTTCGCGGTAGTCTTCGCTCTCGTATGCCCGCTCGACGAACGCCGCCAGATCCGAATCGATCATCTCACCCTCCCCTTGGAGGTGCCGCAACATCAGTTTCGCGCCGCGCTGCGAGAGTGGGGCCTGGAGCGCCAGCCGGTCTGCGTAGTCGTAGGTTTGCGCCTCGACCGTGTCGGGCTCGCACACCTTGTTAACCAGCCCCATCGTCCGCGCCTCGTCGATTCCCACCAGCCGTCCGCTGAACAAGATGTCACGCGCATGGCTTGGCCCCACGATGCCGGCGAGCCGCCGCGTACTC
Encoded proteins:
- a CDS encoding CoA transferase encodes the protein MRPLDGIRVVDLSRFLAGPYCTQELGDFGADVIKVEPLDGDGTRYQTLRPDLLGNSYFFAAANRNKRSITIDVRKEAGKEIVLRLARRADVFVENFRPGVMDRLGLGYDTLRTHNAQLIYCSVTGFGSAGPYKERPGFDQVGQGMSGFMSITGQEPTGPTRAGIALADLTCATTACRGILLALLARERTGAGQVVQVAIVDSMVALLTWSAGMYFETDTPPGVAGNHHPLSSPFGVYYAKDGPFNLAAGNERMWERLCEVLGLQALREDPRFRTTNDRVAHRAELDPILNDAFKARTRSEWVAYLNDRGVACGPIYNLAEVFQDPQIRHQQMLVEMPHPVHGMVKLLGMPVKLSDTPGEFRLPPPLLGQHTEDILREAGYAPKAIAELRAAGVIGPLSHPTARHAHPT